In a single window of the Dreissena polymorpha isolate Duluth1 chromosome 3, UMN_Dpol_1.0, whole genome shotgun sequence genome:
- the LOC127873529 gene encoding cholesterol 25-hydroxylase-like protein, which produces MVDKISQRADRNLPKNEGFSSTNDANGNGVDIANWISVRTEYPGRHVVTALRVVAASIGVLVVCKSTLCDRGLEHMYRICLNSRLFQSVYFETIFSTLCYAIIIPICPWLVDKLRCMDKFKINPSVKYESVTVANIVREALFYTIPLMLLDTFMVKKYEGVGIDPMIWHEKRQSAIQTTRALPESAPSTFDLIWKLVASIIVYDAIFFLVHLLLHKNRVLYKYVHKHHHDHGILHAHVTNQLTVVERITLVLSANFSLKIFYSHPLTRTAFIPVFIWMLVENHSGYELPFSLHRLLPFGLTGGPVKHFEHHVNGQRCYQPFFTYLDTLLNHISRINLKMR; this is translated from the exons ATGGTGGACAAAATAAGTCAACGTGCAGACAGGAATCTACCTAAGAATGAAG GGTTTTCAAGCACAAATGACGCAAACGGCAACGGCGTAGACATTGCAAACTGGATATCAGTGAGGACTGAGTATCCCGGACGTCACGTGGTCACTGCGCTGCGTGTAGTTGCAGCGTCTATTGGCGTCCTGGTTGTGTGTAAATCAACTTTATGTGACAGAGGTTTGGAGCATATGTACAGGATATGCCTGAACTCGCGGTTGTTTCAATCCGTGTACTTTGAAACTATCTTTTCCACCCTCTGTTACGCTATAATCATTCCAATCTGTCCATGGCTCGTCGACAAACTAAGATGTATGGACAAATTTAAGATCAATCCTTCAGTGAAGTACGAATCGGTTACTGTAGCAAACATTGTTCGTGAAGCATTGTTTTACACCATACCTCTAATGCTACTAGATACATTTATGGTTAAGAAATATGAAGGTGTTGGTATAGACCCAATGATATGGCACGAGAAAAGACAATCCGCAATTCAAACAACGAGGGCCTTGCCTGAGTCTGCCCCGTCCACTTTTGATCTCATATGGAAATTAGTCGCAAGCATAATTGTGTATGATGCCATATTCTTTTTGGTTCACTTGCTACTCCATAAGAACCGTGTTCTGTACAAATACGTACATAAACACCATCACGACCATGGTATACTTCACGCACATGTTACGAACCAACTGACTGTAGTAGAGAGAATTACTTTAGTTCTCTCGGCAAATTTTTCTTTGAAGATATTTTACAGCCATCCTCTTACAAGAACTGCGTTTATACCTGTATTTATATGGATGCTGGTAGAAAACCATTCAGGATACGAATTGCCTTTCAGCTTACATCGGCTTCTACCGTTCGGATTGACAGGTGGCCCAGTTAAACACTTCGAGCATCACGTAAACGGCCAGCGATGTTATCAGCCATTTTTTACTTACTTGGACACGCTACTCAATCACATTTCGCGTATAAACTTGAAAATGCGTTAA